The following DNA comes from Pseudophryne corroboree isolate aPseCor3 chromosome 8, aPseCor3.hap2, whole genome shotgun sequence.
CATTGTCAGTCATGCCACAATCTTCTCTCCAATCCATAACTGGTGCATTGCTCTTTGTGGTCCACATCACTCACTGAATTACACGATGTGCAAATGCTCTGATGACATGTCAGTGATCTCCTCCTATCACCCCATGCCGTACATCACATGCTCAGGGGAGGAGATGACACAGGGCAGATTATTTCTCCGCTCAGGTGGATGCTAGGAAAGACTATCTTTGTGTTAACCATggacttctttctttcttctttgtttaaatcagtccatcggacacacagagctgatctgcCTAGGGGAagagaaaactgtggagaagtacaTCATCTGCACTGAGCCCTGTGATTACGCCAGCTTCGTAacgctggcgttattatcacagggttcactgcagtgttttttttacaatttatttgaataaatttggtcagatcgcatttccctttataagtatgggaaatgcgatcttgattagtaaaaaaaaaaaaagtgaattaaagggtttggagcagtttttccatGAAAACGGCTCTAAAAgtcctttaaccccttcagtggcgggtTTTGTTAATTTGGTCACACCACCCAGGGCaggttttgaatttttttttttacctgcgcgttgccaggggtttcatgcacgttgccaggggtttcatgcgcgttgccaggggttttacgcattgtgtcatgctttttgccaggggttttatgctctaggATCCATGGTTGTTGCCACGGAGAATGCTCCTTGCctggggaatgctcgttgcctaggggtagATAGGAATATCcaccgaccatcgatgattcaaaatcatcgatgggctCTCACCGAtgatgaatacttttaccatcaatgggggagaaccagatggtttcccgccatcgatggttcagtgctacagattttattctttattttttttattttctaaaagtGTCAGGGCACTGAACTTAGCTCCGGCCACTGACacccactaagccacgccccctggtcTGCCCGCATGTGTAATATAAATagtggatgaccatcgatgggtaaaaccatcgatggatcccttcctgatggttttacaccatcgaggttatccatgtaTGGTGACCATCGacgggataacccaccgatggccatctccCGGGCAGCATGTGCTGGCGGGCACTATATCCTCTCCCCCATCCTCCCTTCACTCCGTTCTGACGGTGGGGGTTTGCAGAATCACGCGATCGGCAGACTGGAGtacaaggaggagggaggggagcaatGGTATGCCCGGAAAATGTCCTgggttgccagtctgcacagcgcagctAGCCTGGAAATTTTCCGGCCATGCCATTGAAGAGGTTAATACATTTAAGTGAAAATTAAATAATGCGAAAAGGGTGTGAAAAATAAATGggtgtaaaataaatatgcccagaatcatttatcaacaagtgataacacTCATtgcgaatgataaaacttgttgcctatgataaatggtgcttcagccaatcagctaacAACTGTCATGCTTTCAgcgcctaactgtcatgtgtttgaaaaatgacagctaggagctgattggctggagcgccatTTTTTATACGCAACACATTTTATCTATTTATCTTCAGCAGCTGACTCAACTTAGTCACCATGAGCTTCATCTGCTGTGTTTCTCTGGCCGTTACCACGGCTGTACGGAAAGCTGCACCAGCCGGTGAATGTGCTCCTAAATCTGGCTGAGGCAAAACAGTATATTATGGGATCCAAACAGCAGTTTGTTGCTGTCATCAGACTTGCAAAATAATAGGAAACATCGACTATTTCAAGTAAAGAGCACAAGGTTGGGAAAAATAAACTGATTGTGACGTCCACTGTCCTGGTTATATGTACAGGGATAAAGCAGATTATAAATATGATTAAGGAGACTAATATGGTCTGTAAGGATTTGGTCACCATGACTTTGCTGAGAGTGTTCATAGGATTCACCTTGAGGATATAGCGACTCAGGAGAATGTAGCAGACCAATGTTATGGAGAAAGGAAAGAGGACACTGGTGAAGAGTGCGACCCAGTTCCAAACGAAAAATAACATTGCTAGTTCGGTTCGATGAGAATTGAGACACTTGGTAACTCCATGTACTTCAGATGTTTGCAGAACAAAGAAAAAGGGAAAACCTTGTACAAGGAGAAATCCCCAGACACCGAGGCACAGTTTGGTGATGAAAGGCTTCCTGGTCCAGGAAGTACTGTTATTGTTGCGAGCAACAGTAAAATATCGGTGGACGCTGATTAATGTGAGGAAATAGATGCTTCCATATACTTGAACGCTGAGCATGAAGGCCATAAACTGACATAAGAATGTCCCGTAGGTCCAGTGGTCGGTTACGGAGTATATGATCATCAGCGGAGCTGCTGGAGTGATGATGGCATCGGAGATGGCCAAGTTGAACTGGAGAACCACAGATGAGTTCCATTGTTTTACTCGAAACCAGAAAATCCATAGACTGATGCAATTAAACACGAAGCAAACAAAGTAGATGAAGCTCAAGAAGATGGGGGTGAAGGGGATAGTTGGTGGCGTCTGACAGCCGGTGTAGTTCCCCGATGTGTTCAGCATCCCGCAACGTTGCTGAGCTGCAAATAAAATAACAGGGTGTTAATAAACCACTTTCCTCTGTTCAGATACACAAATGACAATAGTCCCTTAATTACAAGCATGATCTTCTATTATTATTCCTCCTTCACCTCCATCTATCATCCCTCCTTCACCTCCTTCCATCATCCCTCCTTCACTTCCTTCTGTCATACCTCCTTCACATCCATCTATTATCCCTCCTTCACCTACCTCTATTATCCCTTCCTCATACCCTTTCATCATCCCTCCTTCATCTCCATCTATCATCCCTCCTTCATCTCCTTCCATCATCCCTCCTTCACTTCCTTCTGTCATACCTCCTTCACATCCATCTATTATCCCTCATTCACTTCCCTCTATTATTCCTTCCTCATACCCTTTCATCATCCCTCCTTCACCTCCATCTATCATCCCTCCTTCATCTCCTTCCATCATCCCTCCTTCACTTCCTTCTGTCATACCTCCTTCACATCCACCTATTATCCCTCATTCACTTCCCTCTATTATCCCTTCCTCATCCCCTTTCATCTCTCCCTCCTTCACCTGATTCCATCATCCCTCCTacacttccttctatcattcctccTTCACATCCATCTTTTATCCCTCATTCACTTCCCTCTATTATCCCTTCCTCATCCCCTTTCATCATCCCTCCTTCACCTCCTTCCATCATCCCTCCTacacttccttctatcattcctccTTCACATCCGTCTTTTATCCCTCATTCACTTCCCTCTATTATCCCTTCCTCATCCCCTTTCATCATCCCTCCTTCACCTCCTTCCATCATCCCTCCTtcacttccttctatcattcctccTTCACATCCATCTATTATCCCTCCTTCACTCCCTTCTATCATCCCTCCTTCATCCCCATCCATCATCCCTAATTGACCTCCATCTATCATGCCTCCTTCACCCCTTCTATCATCCCTCCTTCATCCAATTCCATCATCCTTACTACCCCTTCTTCTATCATGCCTCCATCACTCACTTTTATCATCCCTCCTTCACCTCCATCTTTTATCCCTCCTTCACTCCCTTATATCATCTCTTCTTGATCCCCTTCTATCATTCCTCCTTCACCCCTTCTAACATCCCTCCCTCATCTCCATGTATCATCCCTCCTTCACTCCTTCTATCATCTCTCCATCATCTCCTTCTCCTACCTATTCGGCAAAGCTAGGAACACACACGTCAGATCCTTGGGAAATCTCACTCCCATCTAGCCGCTTTGTCTGACATTGGATAGGCGTGTACCCTCCGCAAATGTCCTCAACCTGGTCACCTGTTGGGTcttccatgctttttgcagtaaacAAGCTAAAAACTAGGAGACTCGACTGCCAATTAGCTGACTAACATACAAGTGTGTATGATGAGGAGACCGGAGCTGGTGGGTGCAGGACTGgtcccacagtaactagccacacactgtaggggctggtgctgggcgcaggggggagtagggacctggaggcaggtggagaagtactgtggggagggaggagattGAGCAACCAGAAAGAGGATTATCTCCATTCTGACTTTTGCCCAGTACATTGATGCCTCTCAAATGTTTTTTGGGGGACAAGCCACCCTCTTGCTCCCCCTGTTCTAAAACCCATGGTCctgctcagggctgccatcagaatttgtggggcctgggactgatatAATAggcagggtccccccccccccacccaaaaaaaaacaaaaatcaaataaagaaatatatatatatctcctatataatagcccagatctgtgactttgtgactcatttgctaacgctgggcggagtcacaacactgggcggagttattcaaataagtcacagatctgggcaaatctataggagactaggagcagaagcagatagtatgggcatggcacgggcaggggtgcatacctcccagctttcttcaggagctttcttcaggcagaaagagggacacacacgctgcgaaaagagggtgtggccaacgAACAGGggtcgtggcttcacgggagggcccccatttttgtcagtgaggcggcatgcccagcgctctgtgagctgctggcatgcccccaggggctgattatgagtccggggggcccagggcacttgagacaggggagccctatctcattgctgtgcctgctgtggggttgggggcgtgacctaatcgtgccccgtgaggccacgcccccttatgcaaattccgggattattatttttttcatggaattttggcccctcagctaggggtaaatccagagggggtggtcgctcccccctacacacccgcacaggcagaagaaagcatggagactgctgcctccctgcaacaccacagacctgccaacacgcagcagcatctgctgactgtagcacaatgctgctgctgttgctggcaggacgggggagcttctgagctgggacagagctttttgagccggggggccccctaaaactgtggggccaacggtacgtacaccctggcccccccttaatccggctctgctgctggaaccccctcttaatccgtaccccctgatgccccctctccctctgtctccactattcaccgctgctctgctaagcagaacagcgagtacaggagctttccaactgcccccccccccaccgcaggacactgcgacccgcgggtgggacagcgggacagaccccaaaaaataggactgtcccgcgaaaatcgggacagttgggaggtatgggggtgtgtgagggggtatgccgtacagacagacgggcaccggctcactgtgtgcttgaccccccacatcggcatactcagcagggtttctctggtgcggaggagcgtcactttctggcacactccacgcttcttagctgcagttttgtggggcacctgccgctgtgcaggttccgtaccgcctctgttatctccagccccggcaaccccaccactacCTGCAGCGCT
Coding sequences within:
- the LOC134949726 gene encoding P2Y purinoceptor 4-like; translated protein: MLNTSGNYTGCQTPPTIPFTPIFLSFIYFVCFVFNCISLWIFWFRVKQWNSSVVLQFNLAISDAIITPAAPLMIIYSVTDHWTYGTFLCQFMAFMLSVQVYGSIYFLTLISVHRYFTVARNNNSTSWTRKPFITKLCLGVWGFLLVQGFPFFFVLQTSEVHGVTKCLNSHRTELAMLFFVWNWVALFTSVLFPFSITLVCYILLSRYILKVNPMNTLSKVMVTKSLQTILVSLIIFIICFIPVHITRTVDVTISLFFPTLCSLLEIVDVSYYFASLMTATNCCLDPIIYCFASARFRSTFTGWCSFPYSRGNGQRNTADEAHGD